The proteins below come from a single Maridesulfovibrio frigidus DSM 17176 genomic window:
- a CDS encoding phage adaptor protein: protein MIAGEAVRDIRIALHDPDCVRFSDDVLLLHLTRAQRQVVMIRPDSNSCVERVKLEANSTKQEVPDQGRFIGLVRNVKADGSPGTAITSVDRSSLDDSNLLWHMDPPSEIIDNYAFEEKVPTVYWVTPPPAENVRVELEYSRRPGPLTHGEQDMELSDIFLGPIVNYVLYLCLAVNSTSPTNWQKGMDNLRQMYVSLGEEAKARLLMSPNASKQGGGNG from the coding sequence ATGATTGCCGGCGAAGCTGTTAGAGATATTCGCATAGCTCTGCACGACCCTGACTGTGTGCGCTTTAGTGATGATGTGTTGCTACTGCATCTCACTCGCGCACAGCGTCAGGTCGTTATGATTCGGCCTGATTCAAACTCTTGCGTAGAGCGTGTGAAGTTGGAAGCGAATTCAACTAAACAGGAAGTTCCTGACCAGGGCCGGTTTATCGGTCTGGTCAGGAACGTAAAAGCGGATGGCTCTCCTGGAACTGCAATTACGTCCGTTGATCGTTCTTCGCTGGATGATTCAAATCTGCTCTGGCACATGGATCCACCTTCCGAAATTATCGACAACTACGCTTTTGAAGAGAAAGTGCCGACTGTCTACTGGGTAACGCCGCCACCTGCTGAGAATGTTCGGGTTGAACTCGAATATTCACGCAGGCCCGGTCCGCTTACTCACGGTGAACAGGACATGGAGTTGTCGGATATCTTCCTTGGGCCCATCGTAAATTACGTTCTCTATCTGTGTTTGGCTGTTAACAGCACTTCACCAACTAACTGGCAGAAGGGCATGGATAATCTACGTCAGATGTACGTTTCTCTTGGTGAAGAAGCCAAGGCGCGTCTACTCATGAGTCCAAACGCAAGCAAGCAGGGTGGCGGCAATGGTTAA